A genomic window from Lotus japonicus ecotype B-129 chromosome 1, LjGifu_v1.2 includes:
- the LOC130730698 gene encoding zinc finger CCCH domain-containing protein 14, with amino-acid sequence MDFRKRGRPEPGFNSNGGIKKSKQELESLSSGVGSKSKPCTKFFSTAGCPFGESCHFLHYVPGGYNAVAHMMNLAPSAQAPPRNVAAPPPPVPNGSTPAVKTRICNKFNTAEGCKFGDKCHFAHGEWELGKHIAPSFDDHRPIGHAPAGRIGGRMEPPPGPATGFGANATAKISVEASLAGAIIGKGGVNSKQICRQTGAKLSIREHESDPNLRNIELEGSFDQIKEASNMVKDLLLTLQMSAPPKSNQGGAGGPGGHGHHGSNNFKTKLCENFAKGTCTFGERCHFAHGPAELRK; translated from the exons ATGGATTTCCGCAAGAGGGGAAGACCCGAACCCGGTTTCAACTCAAATGGAGGAATCAAGAAATCTAAGCAAG AATTGGAGTCATTATCATCTGGTGTAGGAAGCAAATCGAAGCCATGTACCAAGTTTTTCAG cactgcTGGCTGCCCATTTGGTGAGAGCTGCCACTTCTTGCACTATGTTCCGGGTGGTTATAATGCTGTTGCTCATATGATGAATCTAGCACCTTCAGCACAAGCGCCACCTAGAAATGTTGCTGCTCCACCACCACCTGTGCCTAATGGGTCCACACCTGCAGTGAAAACTCGCATATGCAACAAGTTTAACACTGCTGAAGGCTGCAAATTTGGTGACAAATGCCATTTTGCCCATGGTGAATGGGAACTCGGCAAGCATATTGCTCCTTCATTTGATGATCATCGTCCGATTGGACATGCCCCAGCAGGTCGTATTGGTGGTCGAATGGAGCCTCCTCCTGGTCCTGCTACAGGCTTTGGTGCCAATGCCACTGCTAAGATCAGCGTGGAAGCTTCGCTGGCCGGAGCAATCATTGGGAAGGGTGGTGTGAACTCAAAGCAGATTTGTCGTCAAACTGGAGCCAAACTATCAATTCGAGAGCACGAGTCTGATCCAAATCTTAGAAACATTGAACTTGAGGGAAGCTTTGATCAAATTAAGGAAGCTAGTAACATGGTGAAGGATTTGCTGTTGACCCTGCAAATGTCTGCACCACCTAAATCAAACCAAGGTGGTGCTGGTGGTCCTGGCGGCCATGGCCATCATGGAAGCAACAACTTCAAGACAAAGCTGTGTGAGAATTTTGCAAAGGGAACTTGCACTTTTGGAGAACGATGCCATTTTGCACATGGACCTGCTGAATTGCGGAAATGA
- the LOC130732677 gene encoding non-structural maintenance of chromosomes element 4 homolog A-like, with product MVKRKIHHDGSTTTTENADSDDAADYHQTRHARRGLRSSYLAIKNRIHDEKDEIASPESKKFDLIFGEMESLHQLVTKPREQVADAQALLDITKSLVVTARAHGGGGLTPSSFVAHMLKEFGGKGGGATTSTEDCSRNLIAWKDIGVAVSYVFGGGYGCSTMIGPIDAKIKQRKVIKRRKQVKSIELARPEELGGGISEEKTDTDKNMLTMFNILKKNRVVRLENLVLNRNSFAQTVENLFALSFLVKDGRAEIRVNEAGQQLVLPRNAPAANAVLTKDVAFSHFVFRFDFNDWKLMVSTVGVGEELMPDRNSQ from the exons ATGGTCAAACGCAAAATCCACCACGACGgtagcaccaccaccaccgagaATGCCGATTCTGACGACGCCGCTGATTATCATCAAACTCGTCACGCCCGTCGTGGTCTTCGTTCTAGCTACCTCGCCATCAAGAACAGGATTCACG ATGAAAAGGATGAAATTGCAAGCCCTGAGTCtaagaaatttgatttgatCTTTGGTGAAATGGAAAGCTTACACCAACTAg TTACAAAACCAAGAGAACAAGTTGCTGATGCACAGGCTCTATTGGACATCACCAAATCCTTGGTGGTGACTGCGAGAGCtcatggtggcggtggactcaCTCCTTCTAGCTTTGTCGCCCACATGCTTAAGGAATTTGGAGGAAAAGGTGGAGGAGCAACTACTAGCACTGAAGATTGTAGCAGAAACTTAATAGCTTGGAAGGATATTGGAGTTGCAGTTTCATATGTTTTTGGAGGGGGTTATGGCTGTTCTACAAT GATTGGCCCAATCGATGCTAAAATAAAGCAGAGGAAGGTCATTAAACGTAGAAAGCAAGTGAAATCCATTGAATTGGCTCGGCCAGAAGAG CTTGGCGGAGGTATAAGCGAAGAGAAAACTGATACTGATAAAAATATGTTAACTATGTTTAACATCTTAAAGAAAAATAGAGTTGTCAGGCTTGAAAATCTGGTTTTGAATAGAAACTCCTTTGCACAAACAGTGGAGAATTTATTTGCTTTATCTTTTTTAGTCAAAGATGGGCGAGCTGAAATAAGAGTGAATGAGGCTGGACAGCAATTAGTTT TGCCAAGGAATGCTCCTGCTGCAAATGCAGTTCTTACTAAGGACGTTGCTTTCAGCCACTTTGTATTCCGATTTGACTTCAATGATTGGAAG TTGATGGTTAGCACTGTTGGGGTCGGGGAGGAGTTGATGCCAGATAGAAATAGTCAATGA
- the LOC130730699 gene encoding omega-6 fatty acid desaturase, endoplasmic reticulum isozyme 2: protein MGAGGRTSVPQPNRKSETDAVKRVPFEKPPFSLSQVKKAIPPHCFKRSILRSFSYVVYDLTIAFFLYYVATHYFHLLPRPLAFLAWPTYWAIQGCILTGVWVIAHECGHHAFSDYQWLDDTVGLILHSSLLVPYFSWKYSHRRHHSNTGSLDRDEVFVPKQKSSIGWYSKYLNNPLGRFLTITITLTLGWPLYLTFNVSGRPYERFACHFDPYGPIYSDRERLQIYISDVGVLAVCFGLYHLAVAKGLAWVVCVYGVPLLVVNGFLVLITYLQHTHPALPHYDSSEWDWFRGALATVDRDYGILNKVFHNITDTHIAHHLFSTMPHYHAMEATKAIKPILGEYYRFDSTPFYKAIWREATECVYVEPDQGTETKGVFWYNKKLE, encoded by the coding sequence ATGGGGGCTGGTGGCCGAACCTCTGTTCCTCAACCCAACAGGAAGTCAGAGACTGACGCTGTGAAGCGGGTGCCGTTTGAAAAACCTCCTTTCAGCCTCAGCCAGGTGAAGAAGGCCATTCCACCTCACTGTTTTAAGCGCTCCATTCTCCGTTCATTCTCTTATGTTGTCTATGACCTCACAATAGCCTTTTTCCTCTACTATGTTGCCACCCATTATTTCCACCTCCTTCCTCGCCCTCTTGCTTTCCTAGCCTGGCCAACTTACTGGGCCATCCAAGGTTGCATCCTCACCGGAGTTTGGGTCATTGCACATGAGTGTGGCCACCATGCATTCAGTGACTATCAATGGCTTGATGACactgttggcctcattctccacTCCTCTCTCCTTGTCCCTTACTTTTCATGGAAATACAGCCATCGCCGCCACCATTCCAATACTGGTTCCCTTGACCGGGATGAAGTCTTTGTGCCCAAGCAGAAATCTTCTATAGGGTGGTACTCCAAATACCTCAACAACCCACTTGGCAGATTCCTCACAATCACTATCACCCTCACTCTAGGCTGGCCCTTGTACTTGACTTTCAATGTTTCAGGCAGGCCTTATGAAAGGTTTGCTTGCCACTTTGACCCATATGGCCCCATTTACTCCGATCGTGAACGCCTTCAAATTTATATCTCAGATGTAGGAGTACTTGCAGTGTGCTTTGGGCTTTACCATCTTGCTGTGGCGAAAGGGCTTGCCTGGGTTGTGTGTGTTTATGGAGTTCCACTGCTAGTGGTCAATGGATTCTTGGTCCTGATCACATACTTGCAGCACACTCACCCTGCATTGCCGCACTATGATTCCTCCGAGTGGGACTGGTTCAGAGGAGCTTTGGCAACAGTGGACAGGGATTATGGCATCCTGAACAAGGTCTTCCATAACATTACAGACACTCATATAGCACATCACTTGTTCTCCACAATGCCACATTATCATGCAATGGAGGCTACAAAGGCAATAAAGCCAATTCTGGGAGAGTATTATCGGTTTGATTCAACTCCATTTTACAAGGCAATATGGAGAGAGGCAACAGAGTGTGTTTATGTTGAGCCAGATCAAGGTACTGAGACCAAAGGTGTATTCTGGTACAACAAAAAGTTGGAATGA
- the LOC130732678 gene encoding 18 kDa seed maturation protein-like yields MQGAKKATETMKETAANIGASAKSGKEKTKATVQEKAEKVTAGDPVQKEMATQKKEAKVSQAELDKLAAREHNAATKQSAAAAAHMGTGTGTGTAAYSTTGAHGQPMGAHQTSALPGHGTGHNTRVGGNPNATGYGTGGTYN; encoded by the exons ATGCAGGGAGCAAAGAAAGCTACTGAGACCATGAAAGAAACTGCTGCCAACATTGGTGCTTCTGCCAAATCCGGTAAGGAGAAGACCAAGGCCACCGTTCAGGAAAAG GCAGAAAAGGTGACGGCAGGTGACCCTGTGCAAAAGGAGATGGCAACACAGAAGAAAGAGGCAAAGGTGAGCCAGGCGGAGCTGGATAAGCTGGCGGCGCGTGAGCACAACGCGGCGACCAAACAGTCGGCAGCAGCAGCTGCTCACATGGGGACTGGGACCGGAACCGGAACAGCGGCGTACTCAACCACAGGGGCACATGGGCAGCCCATGGGGGCCCATCAGACCTCAGCTTTGCCTGGCCATGGAACTGGACATAATACCCGTGTGGGTGGAAACCCAAATGCCACTGGGTATGGGACTGGCGGTACTtacaattaa